The genomic segment AATTACTGTAAAACAGCAACTCCTTAGTTCATTTGAACGAGGTTTATATGTGCTATTATGGCTTTCAAACTATTAACTTATCTAGGTTCAGAGCGCTTCCGAAAAACGTGTCTCTCTCGAGCGCTTTACTAATATAGCGACCCTCTTTTGCAGAGTCAAGCGCTTTTTGAGAGAAAGTTTGATCTTTTTTTGGGTAGCACTCTGAAGTCTTTTGAGAGCAAGGGATTTCAGGGAAAATATTTTTTCAAATTCTTTGTTTTTTCGTCGAAACGGATGCTGTATCGATGGGATGTGGACCCCAATTGTGGTGAATGTGGGGTAGATGCGTTGAGAGGAAGGGTGCGATCTCACTGCGGTCGTCTGGGCAAGTTTGATATGGATGAAAGGGGAAATTGGTTGAATCGTCCATTAGACTTCTTGCGTTGATCATCATTTCTAGACAATTGACGTTCGTTGTTTAGCAGTGCTGTTGAAATTCCTCACTCTATTGCACTGGCCCGTCCGGCCTCCCAATTCTGGGGGGAGAGCACTGCAAGTTTCGTTGGTGTTGCCTCAAGGGTGACAATTGTTCACTGAGTTAAAGCTGACAAGTGGATGCATTCGCGATGCGATGTTTTTTGCACTTACCAGTCGGCGCTGTAATTTTTGCTGGATATCTTTGAGTTTGCGATCGCTTCCCCATCGTCGCCCAGCCAACCCTCTAAACGCTCTGCTCGCTGTGCTTCAGAACACTCATCAGCTCTTGCCTAGACTTTGACGACGACGCAGATACCGTTCGTGAGCCTTATTGTATTGCTCGGCTTTCTTGTAGACTCTGATACTCAGGTATACGCCGAACACCATAAACAACACACCGAACAGCGGAAAGAGGCTAAAGCAGATCGTAAAAAATGCACCAATGCCGCTGAATTTTATTGAAGATGCAACCGCCGCCGCTAAGGATGCAGACCATATCGTCCAGAGGGTGCCACCAATGACAACGAGGATGCCCCCCAGCACGCTGCCACCTTTAGTGGGTATGAAGCTATACCATCCACCGAATCTACTTGACCGCGAAATCATGTATTTCTTGCGTTCTAGTTCCCATCCGCGATCGAGTTTTGCAAGTGCGTCGTGGGCCTTGATCTCTTCAAAATAATCGGCCAGGCCGCCGTCCTGTGGTTCATCAAGGACTCTGCGTTTAGCCATCTCGAATTCTTCCGGCGAAAGGGTACCGTTGCGGCGAAGCTCGTCCAGTTTCTGGAGTTCATCGGAGATTGTCATTGGTTTGATCTGCGAGTGTGGGGTACAAGCGAATACGGGGCGTTATGCTGGTCCAGCCTATCTGCGGGCTATGCGGCGCTTAGCGATGCCTATGGTTGGCGATTCTTGCTTAGACTTTGACGGCGATGCAGATACCGCTCATGCGCCTTCTTGTATTGACCAGCCTTCACAAAGGATCGAATACTCACACCTATGCCAGCTACTGTAAAAAATACACCGAATAACGGAAAGAGACTTAAAAAGCTGCCACTCGCCATAGATGCAGCCATCATTGTCCATAAGATGCCAAAAACGACAATGATGATGCCCCCAAATACGCTGCCAGATTTACTGGGTATATGCCGACGTCCATACCGCGTCGAAATCATGTAATTCTCGCGTTCTAGTTGCCATTCACGATCGAGCTGTGCAAGTTCGGTGTAGGTCTTGATCTCCTCAAAACGGTCGGTCAGAACGTCGTCCTGTGGTCCTTCAAGGACTCTGCGTTTAGCTATCTCGAATTCTTCCGGCGAAAGGGTACCGTTGCGGCGAAGCTCGTCCAGTTTCTGGAGTTCATCAGAGATTGTCATTGGTTTGATCTTCAAGTTTGCGATCGCGTTCTTCTCTTGCCCCCTCCAGCTTTCGATCTCGCTCTTCTTTGCCCTTGTCAAGCTCTCGATCTCGCTTTCCCTTAGACTCATCAAGAATGCGATCGCGTTCTTCTTTAGCTGGCTTTAGTATCCCGTCTCGTTTCTGCCTAGCTGCATTTAGAATGGCATCGCGAGTCTCTGATGTGATTTCATCCTCCCTGCTTTGTCTATAAACCTCGGTAGATATTTTTCTATACTCTTTGTATGCTTTCTGAGAAAGACAACGGTAGCGACCATATTGAGCTTGAGAGGTTTCTCTATAAGCACCATACTGCTCTTGAGAGATACAACGGTACTTGCTGTAAGCTTCTTGAGAAGTTTGCCTAAAGATACGGTATAAGTCATTGCGGTTAGCGGCCTGCAGGTACTCTCCGCCACCTGCATTAGCAACCTCACGCAGTTGTGCAGCCGCTTTGGCATCGACATCAAAGCCAATCACGTTCACAATCGTCTTCACATCAGACTGATTCAACGCTCTAGCTGCAGTCACCGGATCACCATCACAGGTCTCAATGCCATCTGAAATCAGATAGACAACATTCTCATTTGTCTTCGGGTCATAGGACTCAAAATCACTTGCGGCTTGCTTCAACGAACCCGCAATGGGTGTCCAGCCAGTTGGCTGAAATGATTCAATCGCAGATGCAAACTTCTCTTTGTTGAGGGACTGGAAGTTATACAGGAGCTCTGTCCCTGCACAAGACCTTGCTTTATCTGCGCCGCTATTTGAGCCAATATGTCCATACACGCGCAGCGCCACCCTAGATTGAGACGGTAAACCACCCACAAACTCGGTCAGCGTTTCTTTGGCAACCTTGAGCTTTTGTTCACCGCCCACTGAACCCGCCATTGAGCCAGAGGCATCAAGCATGAGCTGTACATTGAGGTTTTCTCTGGGTGCTTCGCCACCCGTTACGCCATCAGCACTACAGGAGTTGGCCTGCGCTTGAATGCTCGGACCACAGCTTTCGTAATCTTCGTCATACTCTTGCAGCAGTTGAGCATAGAGGCTTTGAGCATCTGAATTCATGGCAATGTCGGCTGACTCATTAGTGTCTATCTCCTCACGAGTTTCTGGCTCCTCACGCCGACCAGAACTCTTTTGACTGCTACTTTTTTCATCACTGAGAAGGTTACAGCCCGTTAGCAGGCCGAGGAGAACTGTCCCAAACAATAGGAAGGCTGTGGGCTTAGGAAGATTTTGAGAAATAAGCCGCATATTAATCCAACCAATGTATTGTCAAAGTTCCGTCTAGAGAAACCATACCGAGTCAAGCTCTGTAGAGTAGAAACGACTAGCGAATTCCGAGGTGACTGAGAATGCCTTCTGCGATCGCATCTGCCATCTGCTTGCGAAAAGCAGGCTGCCGGAGTCTTGGTGAATCTAAGCTACCCGTAACAAAGCCTACTTCTACTAATGACGCTGGCATAGAACTTTTACGAAGGACATAGAAGCGGGCCTGCCGTACGCCACGGTCTCCGATGCGAATACGGCGATGGATACTGCTGTGAATTGACTGGGCAAGGCTTCTGCCGGTTTGGTAATAAAAGGTTTCGACGCCGTTGACGTCAGGACGACTGAGGCTAATAGCGTTAGCGTGAATGCTGACGAAGACCTTGCCTCGGGCGCGTTCGGCAATGCTCACTCGCCCCTGCAAACTTACGTACTGGTCTGTGCTGCGTGTCATTATGACGTTCACGCCTTTTGAACGTAGGATACGTTCGACTTCTTGAGAGATTGGCAACACAACCTGAACCTCTTTTAAGCCGCCGATACCAATAGCGCCAGGATCTCGTCCACCATGGCCTGGATCAATAACAACCGTCGGCCTTTGACTTGAGGAGCGCCACGGAGAGGGAGGGAGAGATGATGACGGGGAGGAAGGCGCTGAGGGCGTAGAGGCCAAGCTAGAGTTTCTGGGTGGTGACACAACAAGAGGAATGGGACGCCGTCGCACGGCCAGAGCGCGACGATCTTGAAAAGAGTATCGCTTCGGTTTCGGAAGCTTGATCAGCCAACGATTAGGAGCAACTCCTTCGATGCGAACCGATCGCGGCGAAACGCGATATTTTTTACCCAACTCAATTACAATTCGGGTCGTGTACTGATCGAATTGCCCAGCACGCAAGCTTTGGAAACGTTTTCTGAGCTCTTTTTCACTATTGGCTTGGCCGAGCTGAGTATTGGGTAAATCAATTACCACCCGAGTTGGATCGGGTACAAGGTACGCTCGGGGAGAGACGTCTGTTTCAGTGACAATTTCGAGCTGCCGTTCGTCTTGGTCAAACTGCCACTTGAGGAGTCTGCCACCAGCATGGGCAGGGAGAGCCGCAAGCAAAAGGCCCAATAGACTGGGAATGAACCAATAAGATCGCACAGGCTAGTCTCAAAACAGTAGGTTCAGGCAAGGAGACGCAGAGAGAAGTCTGCATGTTTCTGAGCCCCCTGAGAATTCCTCAAGGAAAGCTTAGCAGTCTAAGGGGAATTCGTTGAAGAATATTTGACACACATCTGCTATTAAGTCTTGCCCTCTAGAAGCACGCTAATCTGGATCAAATAAGCGCTCTGAGAGCGTACAAGATCGATAACCGCAGCGGATGAGTGTAATGTCTAACTTCTTTATAGATGAACCTAAAAAGCATAAGTCTTTTGAACTGGCGGGCGCGCGTCCCCACTACAACCCCGATCGCCCAGGTCAAGTCGAACATATCTTTTTGGATCTTGCGTTAGATATTGATCAAAAGATCTGTGAGGGAACATGCCAAATTCGTTTGAATCCGGTTCGTAGCGGAATTACACAACTGGCGCTGGATGCGGTCAATCTCAATATCCAAGATGTACGCATCGGGAGGGCTAAGCAACCCTTTGATTACGACGATGAGCGTTTGGTGATTCATCTGAAGCAGGAGACAAAGGTGGGAAAGGCGATTACGGTTGCGATCGCATATTCTGTAAACCAGCCTCAGCGAGGTCTCTACTTTGTGGGACCGGAGCCCAACTATCCCGACAAACCGACACAGGTCTGGACCCAAGGAGAAGATGAAGACTCACGTTTTTGGTTCCCCTGCTTTGACTACCCAGGGCAACTTGCGACCTCTGAGATTCGGGTGCGGGTACCGAAGGAATTCCTAGCGGTCTCTAACGGTGAGCTGGTGGAAACCAGCCTGGAAGAGAATCAGATGATCTACCACTGGCTGCAGAAGGAGATTCATCCGACTTATCTGATGACGCTAGCGGTGGGAGAGTTTGCCGAGATTCGGGATGAATGGCAGGGCAAGCCGGTCCTTTACTACGTCGAGAAGGGCCTAGAGGACAGTGCCCGTTTGAGTATGGGTAAAACGCCTCAGATGATGGCATTTTTATCGGAAAAGTACGGGGTGCTCTATCCTTACCCCAAATATGCTCAGGTCTGTGTTGCTGACTTTATCTTTGGTGGGATGGAGAATACTTCGACGACGCTACTGGGCGATCGCTATCTATTAGATGAAAGAGCCGCCATCGACAATCGCTGGACAGAAAGTTTAGTCGTTCATGAGCTAGCCCACCAATGGTTTGGCGATCTGGTCGTGATCAAGCACTGGTCTCACGCCTGGATTAAGGAGGGAATGGCTTCCTACTCAGAAGTGATGTGGACAGAGAAAGAGTACGGAGTGGATGATGCAGCTTACTACCGCCTCAATGAAGCGCGTAACTACTTCAATGAAGATAGCAATCGCTACCGGCGGCCTGTCGTCACGAATATATATAGAGCGGCGATTGAACTCTACGATCGGCACATCTATGAGAAGGGGGCCTGCATCTACCACATGCTGAGGGCTGAGCTAGGGGAAGATCTCTTCTGGAAAGCCATTCACACTTTTGTTCAGGACAATGCCCACAGTACGGTGGAAACTATCGATCTGTTGCGGGCCATTGATAAAGCGACGGGGCGGAACTTGGCGTTTCTTTTCGATCAGTATGTGTTCCGAGGGGGTTATCCAGACTATAAGGTTAGCTATAGCTGGGATACGGATAGTAACCTTGCGAAGGTGACGGTAAAGCAAACACAGGCAGATCCGAAAAAGCCGAAACACCAAGAACTCTTTGATCTCAAAATTCCGATTGCGTTCGGCTGGGTGAAAACTGCTGGGAAGAAGCCGCCTCAAGTGGAGCAGCAAACGTTTACGGTGCGGGTTCACGAAGCGGAGCAGAGTTTTTACTTGGTACTGCCCTCTAAACCTGACTTTGTCAGCTTCGATGCTGGGAATCATATTTTGAAGCAGGTGATGCTTGAGTATCCGGTACCAGAGTTGAAGACCCAACTGCAGCACGATCCCGATCCGCTATCTCGAATCAATGCAGCAGCAGCGTTAGTAAAGAAAGGTGGATTAGAGGCTGCTCAGGCCTTAGGAGAGGCACTGAAGAAAGATACGTTTTGGGGTGTTCGCATTGAAGTGGCTCAACAGTTATCAAAGCTGCAGTTAGATCAAGCTCTGGATCTTTTGAAGGCAGGGTTGAAGGATGAGGATGCACGGGTAAGAAGAGCGGTGGTAGATGCGATCGCAACTCTAAAACACGGCAACAGTTACAAACTTCTCAAACCCATCGCCGAGAAAGGCGACCCCAGCTATCTTGTCGAAGCCGCAGCCATTCGCGGTATTGGCACCTTAGCTGGTTCGGGCTTAGCAAACAAACCCAAGGAAGATAAAGTCATCAAACTCTTCAAGTCAGTGCTTAAAAAACGAGCGGGCTGGAACGAAGTCATCCGCTCTGGAGCCATTTCAGGTCTGAGTCAGATGAAGACCTCAACTGATGCCCTTGATTTGGTCTTAGAGCAGACGGTTTCTGGTACTCCGCAACCACTCCGTCTCGCCTCGATTCGAGCACTGGGAGCGATTTCAGCCGGACAATCACCCACAGATCTACAGCGGATTTTGGATAGTCTAAAAGCGATTTCAGGCGAATCTTTTTTCTTGACGCAAGTAGCCGTCGTCTCATCACTCGGACAAATGGAAACGCCAAAGGCCATCGGCATTCTGCGAGGTCTTGCGAACCAAACCTCAGATAATCGAGTGGAGCGAATGGCAGAAGAGGCGATCAAAAAAGTACAGAAAAAAGTAGGCTCCGGTCAGGCCATTCAGTCTGTTCAGGAGGAGCTAGAGCAGCTCAAGAAAGATAACCAAACGCTCAAAAGCCGATTGGAGGAACTGGAGGCGAAGGCCAAGAAATAATGTCACGGGTTGTGGAAGTGAGGTTTAGCTAGCGATAGCTCAAATCACGGCCTATACACAAAGACAAATTAAGCACGTTAGGGTGGAACTACAGCTTAAGGTGGAGGTCCATCCCTTTGTCTCCTAACGATCAGTCCCACCCCATCATTTACTTAGAAGAAATCACCAAGGTTTATGGTTCTGGTGAAACGACAGTTAATGCTCTAGGTGGGGTGGATTTAAAGATTTTACCCAGCGAGTACTGCTCAATTATGGGGGCTTCCGGTTCTGGGAAGTCCACCATGATGAATGTGATCGGCTGTCTGGATCGTCCCTCTGCAGGCCGATACGAGTTAGATGGTGTAGACGTTGCGCAGCTTGACGATGATGCGTTAGCCCTAATCCGCAACCGTAAAATTGGTTTTGTCTTCCAGCAGTTTCACTTACTGAGTCAGGTCAGCGCCCTCGACAATGTGATGTTGCCGATGGTCTACGCCAATGTGCCGATACAAGAACGCAAGGAACGCGCCGCCCATGCGCTCAAGCAGGTGGGGCTAGAAGACAGAATGAATAATCGGCCCAATCAGCTTTCGGGGGGACAGCAGCAGAGAGTTGCGATCGCACGTGCAATCGTCAACAATCCGGTCCTATTGCTAGCGGACGAACCCACTGGCGCACTAGATACCAAAACCACCCAAGAAATCCTGGGCATTTTTACAGGCTTGAATGACAGCGGCATGACCGTCGTAATGGTCACTCACGAACCCGAAGTAGCCCAAAGCACCCAAAGAGTCGTTTGGTTCCGAGACGGCAAAGTCATTCACAGCAACATGCGTCCCGAAGACCTACATCAAACCGCTTTTTGAGCATCAAGAACACCAGACTGGAATAGCCACGCAGGCCAGAGAGCAGGCACAATAGCAAAGGAACAGCCGACGTAAAACTTCAAGCAGGATTCCATTGCTCGATGACCACTGCCAACCCCTTTCTCAATCTTGACTATGAACCGGCATTAGAATCTCTAGGAGATGACTATTTTGATCGAGTTGCGGCAGCAGAGTTCCCGCAGCACACTCTACGATTTCGTAACGATGACGTTCTGCAGCAGCTCGGACTCGACCCTCAGCAGATCAGCGAGACCGACTTCATAGAAGCCTTTGGTCAGTTTCAAGCACGAGAACCCTTTCTAGCCCTCCGCTACCACGGCTACCAGTTCGGTGAATACAACCCCTGGCTCGGAGACGGGCGCGGGTTTCTTTACGGGCAGATTCGCGGTACCGATGGCGAACTCTATGATTTTGGCACCAAAGGTTCAGGAACGACGCCTTACTCTAGAACAGCCGATGGCCGCCTAACCCTTAAAGGGGGCATTCGGGAAATTCTAGCGTCTGAGGCCCTGCACCATCTGGGGGTAAAAACCTCCCGCTGCTTCAGTCTGATTGAAACGGGAGAAAAGCTATGGCGAGGCGACGAACCCTCCCCAACGCGATCAAGTGTGATGGTGCGGTTCAGCAAATCTCATATTCGATTTGGCACCTTTGAGCGTCTCTACGCCATTAAACGTCCCGACTTGATCCAAAAGCTGCTTGATCACGTCATCGAGATCTATTACCCACACTTCGATAACCTAACCGATAAATATCTGCAGTTCTACACAGAACTTGTTCAGCGGACGGCTGAGCTGGCAGCCCAGTGGATGTCAGTCGGTTTTTGCCATGCGGTCCTGAACACCGACAATATGTCCATTACTGGCGAAAGTTTCGACTATGGCCCCTATGCATTCATTGAAACCCTAGACCTGAACTTCACACCAGCCTACTTCGACTACTTTCGTCGCTACCGCTACAGCAACCAACCGTCCATGTGTAAGTGGAATCTAGAGATGCTGCAGCGCCCGCTCTCGACGGTCCTGTCCCAAACAGAGATGGCTGTTAGTCTTGATACCTTTGACAAAACCTATCACGGCACCTACCGGCGACGAATGCTGCAAAAGCTTGGACTCGATGACAAACGTTGCGATAGCTTCGATGCCCACGCAACCGACCAACTGCTCACGCTTACCCTAGATTTTCTCCAAAAAACACAGATTGGCTATCACACTTTTTTTGCTGAACTACGGCATCAGTTCAGCAGCCTGTGGTGTACTGATGCAGGCCATATTCTCAGGGAGTCTTCTTTGATAGCTGAATACTCAGCGCAGCTAGAAACCTGGCGACAGCTCTACAACCAACTTTTACAGAAAGATAAGCCCGAGAGCATACAGCAAAGATTAAAAAGCCATAATCCCTGCACTGTAATCACGCGCCCCACCATCGAAGCTGTCTGGGATCCTATCGCCATAGAAAATAACTGGCAGCCCTTCTACGAATTACTGGCTAGCCTGAAAAATCCGTAAGCTAGAACGTCGAGGGATTCGCAGACAGGGTTGACGACGACGCTGTAGACAGTTGTCGAGTCCCGGCCCACTCTTGATAATCAGCAATCAACTGCTGACCAATGCGCTGCTTAAAGGTCATCAAAATGCCCTGGAGTAAGCTATGGCCCGCAGCCTCTAGAATCGGCTTAGGCGTCATCCAGAACAGGGGGGGAAGTTCTACGCCGACCTTCAGATCGCCACCGCCCTCTAGCCATGTTTGACCATTCCGCTGGACAGGATGGAGCTCACCAATCAAGTTGAACTTAAAGCGGTCATTAATATAGTCAATGCCTCGGAGTTCACATCCTTCAGAGCGAACATGAACCTTACCATTGGATTCTGACCAGACTTGCAAGTCAACAACAGGCTGAAACTTCAACGCCATAAATTCTCGAGGGCGCATACTCAAACGAAATAAGCTATCGCTGAGTCGCTCAACTCGCCTACGATCTGCTAGCGCATAGATTAATCGATGCGGCTGACGCAGGTAATGCTGCAGGGGCGCCGATGCAGTCGGGACCTGAACTGAGATGGCTTGGGATCCAGTGAAGTTGACCTGCATACAAGGAGTTGTAAATAGTTATTTAACAATCTTACAGTTATTTTGCAGATCGGCTACGGGTTTCTACTGAGGCCAACAGAAGAAACACTCCATACAGAGGCATATACCCACTTTGATCAGCAGCAAACGACATCTTCAGGTAGCAGACTTGCTATAATTGTTTCGAATTGTAAAGTAGAGTCGGGACAGACTCTTAGGCAATCAGTTCTGCTTTTTTGATGTTCAACTCCCCATTCCAATCATGTTAGACAACTCCACTGTGGCCGTTCAGGTTCCTAGCGCGACAGCATCGCAGGAGCCGACATCAGAGTCTTCAGCCCTAGGCGGATCTGACCCCCATCGATTTGACTGGCATGAAGCATGGCACCCCATTGCTTACATCAGCGACTTAGACGTCGCGCAACCCAATCCCTTTACGCTGCTGGGTCAGGATTTAGTGATCTGGTGGGATCCTCAACAGTCAGCCTGGACGGTTTTTGAAGATCGCTGCCCCCACCGTCTAGCCAGATTTTCAGAAGGCAGAGTGACGGAAGACGGTTTGCTGGAATGTCCCTACCACGGCTGGACATTCTCCGGTGACGGCCAGTGCCAATACATTCCTCAACAGGTCGAGGGGCAAGCAGCTGAAACCTCTTCGCGTGCCTGTGTACAGTCACTTCCTACGGCAATGCGCCAAGGACTGTTATTCGTCTATCTCGGTAACCCTGAATGCGCAGCCCAGGTGAAAGTTCCTATTATTGAGCCGCTGGAGGAAGGTCCAGACGAATGGGTCTGCCTCAATACGTTTCGAGACCTGCCTTACGATGCCTTAACACTGCTTGAGAACGTACTTGATCCGAGCCACTTACCCTATACCCATCATCGTTCGGTGGGGGATCGCGCCAATGCTAGCCCCGTGGAGCTAGAGGTCGTTAAAGCAGGTAAAGCAGGTTTCGATGGTCTCTGGGCAGAAGGACCACGGCGCGGCAAGCTGGGTCCGCAAGATACTCGATTTATTGCACCAGGACTAATGTGGCATGAAATTACATCTGAGCAATATGGTCGCACCGTCACCGCAGTTTATGCTGTCCCAACGAAGAAGGGGCACTGCCGTCTGTTTGCCCGTTTTCCGTTTAAGTTCAAGGCCAAGGCTCCGGGCATTTTTATGAAGCTGACGCCCCAGTGGTATAACCACATCAATCAGAACAACATTTTAGAAGACGATCAGATTTTCCTACACCACCAAGAGCGGTATCTAGAGCAGTCCGGCGGTAGCGGTCGAGCCAGCAAGGCATTTTATTTGCCCACGAAGGCCGATACCTTTGTTAAGGCACTCCACCAATGGGTCAACCAGTTTGAAGCTGATCCGTTTGCAGGAGAGTCTCTGCCACCGGCTCTACCCAAACATGAACTGCTAGACCGCTACTACTCTCATACCGTCAATTGCCCCAGTTGCAGAGGCGCGCTGAAAAATATTAAGCGATTGCGTCTTGGGGTTGGCGTCTTAGGAGTCAGTCTTTGGGGACTCTCGCCGCTCATCCACTCAGGGGTGTTCGTGACCGTACCGGTGGCACTATGCGGTGCAGCTTGGTGGGGACTGAAGCGCCTAGAAAAGCGGTTTTATGAGGGGCGAGCTGTGCCGCTTCGCAACCTACCGGATTCTTAATCACAGGCGGTGCGTGAGGGTGCGATTCGTCTCTACAACGGTAGCTGCTCAATTGCCTCATTGTCACCAATCACAACCATCATGGCGTCCTGCAGCAAACGGAGTTCAGGGGCGGGGTTAATTTCAAACATCTTCTCTCGTCCGACGGCCAAGACATTGAGGCCGTAGCGGTTGCGCAGCTCTAGTTCTGCGAGGGTCTTGCCATGAAACTCTTTAGGAATCAATAGCTCGACAATGCTGTGTTCGGGATCAAGTTCAAATCGCTCTAGGATACCGGGCTTAGTGAGAGATTTCGCTAAAGCACAACCGGCTTCATACTCAGGAAAGACGACGCGATCAGCTCCCACTCGCTTGAGTAGCTTACCGTGGACTTCTGAAGAGGCTTTAGCCACTACGTTGGTGACTCCGGCTTCTTTCA from the Acaryochloris thomasi RCC1774 genome contains:
- a CDS encoding VWA domain-containing protein yields the protein MRLISQNLPKPTAFLLFGTVLLGLLTGCNLLSDEKSSSQKSSGRREEPETREEIDTNESADIAMNSDAQSLYAQLLQEYDEDYESCGPSIQAQANSCSADGVTGGEAPRENLNVQLMLDASGSMAGSVGGEQKLKVAKETLTEFVGGLPSQSRVALRVYGHIGSNSGADKARSCAGTELLYNFQSLNKEKFASAIESFQPTGWTPIAGSLKQAASDFESYDPKTNENVVYLISDGIETCDGDPVTAARALNQSDVKTIVNVIGFDVDAKAAAQLREVANAGGGEYLQAANRNDLYRIFRQTSQEAYSKYRCISQEQYGAYRETSQAQYGRYRCLSQKAYKEYRKISTEVYRQSREDEITSETRDAILNAARQKRDGILKPAKEERDRILDESKGKRDRELDKGKEERDRKLEGAREERDRKLEDQTNDNL
- a CDS encoding M1 family metallopeptidase, with amino-acid sequence MSNFFIDEPKKHKSFELAGARPHYNPDRPGQVEHIFLDLALDIDQKICEGTCQIRLNPVRSGITQLALDAVNLNIQDVRIGRAKQPFDYDDERLVIHLKQETKVGKAITVAIAYSVNQPQRGLYFVGPEPNYPDKPTQVWTQGEDEDSRFWFPCFDYPGQLATSEIRVRVPKEFLAVSNGELVETSLEENQMIYHWLQKEIHPTYLMTLAVGEFAEIRDEWQGKPVLYYVEKGLEDSARLSMGKTPQMMAFLSEKYGVLYPYPKYAQVCVADFIFGGMENTSTTLLGDRYLLDERAAIDNRWTESLVVHELAHQWFGDLVVIKHWSHAWIKEGMASYSEVMWTEKEYGVDDAAYYRLNEARNYFNEDSNRYRRPVVTNIYRAAIELYDRHIYEKGACIYHMLRAELGEDLFWKAIHTFVQDNAHSTVETIDLLRAIDKATGRNLAFLFDQYVFRGGYPDYKVSYSWDTDSNLAKVTVKQTQADPKKPKHQELFDLKIPIAFGWVKTAGKKPPQVEQQTFTVRVHEAEQSFYLVLPSKPDFVSFDAGNHILKQVMLEYPVPELKTQLQHDPDPLSRINAAAALVKKGGLEAAQALGEALKKDTFWGVRIEVAQQLSKLQLDQALDLLKAGLKDEDARVRRAVVDAIATLKHGNSYKLLKPIAEKGDPSYLVEAAAIRGIGTLAGSGLANKPKEDKVIKLFKSVLKKRAGWNEVIRSGAISGLSQMKTSTDALDLVLEQTVSGTPQPLRLASIRALGAISAGQSPTDLQRILDSLKAISGESFFLTQVAVVSSLGQMETPKAIGILRGLANQTSDNRVERMAEEAIKKVQKKVGSGQAIQSVQEELEQLKKDNQTLKSRLEELEAKAKK
- a CDS encoding SHOCT domain-containing protein, producing the protein MTISDELQKLDELRRNGTLSPEEFEIAKRRVLEGPQDDVLTDRFEEIKTYTELAQLDREWQLERENYMISTRYGRRHIPSKSGSVFGGIIIVVFGILWTMMAASMASGSFLSLFPLFGVFFTVAGIGVSIRSFVKAGQYKKAHERYLHRRQSLSKNRQP
- a CDS encoding N-acetylmuramoyl-L-alanine amidase; amino-acid sequence: MRSYWFIPSLLGLLLAALPAHAGGRLLKWQFDQDERQLEIVTETDVSPRAYLVPDPTRVVIDLPNTQLGQANSEKELRKRFQSLRAGQFDQYTTRIVIELGKKYRVSPRSVRIEGVAPNRWLIKLPKPKRYSFQDRRALAVRRRPIPLVVSPPRNSSLASTPSAPSSPSSSLPPSPWRSSSQRPTVVIDPGHGGRDPGAIGIGGLKEVQVVLPISQEVERILRSKGVNVIMTRSTDQYVSLQGRVSIAERARGKVFVSIHANAISLSRPDVNGVETFYYQTGRSLAQSIHSSIHRRIRIGDRGVRQARFYVLRKSSMPASLVEVGFVTGSLDSPRLRQPAFRKQMADAIAEGILSHLGIR
- a CDS encoding DUF1997 domain-containing protein, with the protein product MQVNFTGSQAISVQVPTASAPLQHYLRQPHRLIYALADRRRVERLSDSLFRLSMRPREFMALKFQPVVDLQVWSESNGKVHVRSEGCELRGIDYINDRFKFNLIGELHPVQRNGQTWLEGGGDLKVGVELPPLFWMTPKPILEAAGHSLLQGILMTFKQRIGQQLIADYQEWAGTRQLSTASSSTLSANPSTF
- a CDS encoding SHOCT domain-containing protein; the encoded protein is MTISDELQKLDELRRNGTLSPEEFEMAKRRVLDEPQDGGLADYFEEIKAHDALAKLDRGWELERKKYMISRSSRFGGWYSFIPTKGGSVLGGILVVIGGTLWTIWSASLAAAVASSIKFSGIGAFFTICFSLFPLFGVLFMVFGVYLSIRVYKKAEQYNKAHERYLRRRQSLGKS
- a CDS encoding ABC transporter ATP-binding protein codes for the protein MSPNDQSHPIIYLEEITKVYGSGETTVNALGGVDLKILPSEYCSIMGASGSGKSTMMNVIGCLDRPSAGRYELDGVDVAQLDDDALALIRNRKIGFVFQQFHLLSQVSALDNVMLPMVYANVPIQERKERAAHALKQVGLEDRMNNRPNQLSGGQQQRVAIARAIVNNPVLLLADEPTGALDTKTTQEILGIFTGLNDSGMTVVMVTHEPEVAQSTQRVVWFRDGKVIHSNMRPEDLHQTAF
- a CDS encoding protein adenylyltransferase SelO; the encoded protein is MTTANPFLNLDYEPALESLGDDYFDRVAAAEFPQHTLRFRNDDVLQQLGLDPQQISETDFIEAFGQFQAREPFLALRYHGYQFGEYNPWLGDGRGFLYGQIRGTDGELYDFGTKGSGTTPYSRTADGRLTLKGGIREILASEALHHLGVKTSRCFSLIETGEKLWRGDEPSPTRSSVMVRFSKSHIRFGTFERLYAIKRPDLIQKLLDHVIEIYYPHFDNLTDKYLQFYTELVQRTAELAAQWMSVGFCHAVLNTDNMSITGESFDYGPYAFIETLDLNFTPAYFDYFRRYRYSNQPSMCKWNLEMLQRPLSTVLSQTEMAVSLDTFDKTYHGTYRRRMLQKLGLDDKRCDSFDAHATDQLLTLTLDFLQKTQIGYHTFFAELRHQFSSLWCTDAGHILRESSLIAEYSAQLETWRQLYNQLLQKDKPESIQQRLKSHNPCTVITRPTIEAVWDPIAIENNWQPFYELLASLKNP